GGAGACAGAGGGCACCCCGGGGGGGGCACCCCAGGACTGACCTCGTCCCCATGGGCATCCCAGGGTGGGCACGcaccagccctgtccccaggggtgCCAGCACCCCACCCGAGGTGACAGCcacccccccagctccagcagccccaccCACTGCCCCCACGCCCTCCCCATGGCAcagggcacccatgggtgctggggcagggccccACAGAGCACAGAGGCGCTGCTCTCCCTGGGTGCTTTTATTCTCCCGCTGCAGCGCCCAGAAGCCGCCCCGAAGCCAGCCACAACTCGGGGCATGACCGCAAGCAGCGTTAGGATCAGCATTGCCCACTGCCATCGCCGCCAGGCCGCGATTTGGGATGAATTTGGCCTTTTTCAAGCCGTGCCTggagccagcagcccctggccccaCTCCAGTGGGGAGCAGCTGCTCGACCGCTTACAAAACCTGCCCTTGACCCGTCCGGCACTGCGTAAACAAGCTCTGAGTGCCAAAACCCCAGCCCGAGGGAAACAAGGCAGCCGTCAGCTGGGGCACAGGGACACCGTGCAGCTCTTGTCCCACTCGTTGGAGTGGGGCAGAGGTGCAAGGGGGGACTCCTGGGGCCCTTTGGGCCTGAACAGTGCCCCAGAATGGTTAAGGTGCAGTAGGACTCAAGGTAAGGAAAGGGATAAGTCCCTAAGGGGCACAAAGCGGTGCTGGGCTCCAAGACGCAGCCCCAAACAAGAGGCTGATGttgctgaggggctgcaggccTCAGGACTAAGAGCATGGACACATCCCCAGTGTCAccaaggggctgcagggctcaggGACAAATGCCTCACTGTGGGGCTTGGGGACAAACCCCCAGAGATGTCCCTTACGCAGGCAAAGGGAAGCTGGGCTCTAGGATGAGGACAAAGTCCCCAGCACAGCCAAAGGGCTCTGGGGTTCTGGGACAAAGCCCAAGACTTGTCCCAGACGTGGCCAAGGGGCAGCTGGGCTTGGTGCCGAGAGTGGGGAGAAGTCCACAACacagcccaggggctgcagggcttcaGGACGAAGCCTCAGACAAGttcttgatgcagcccaagagGCTGCAGGTCTCCGGGCTGAGCCCCTGAATTACAGCTGAGGGGCTACAACCGAGCCCGAGTCGCTGCCGGGCTCTAGTTCGGGATTGGGAGCACAGAGGCACGGTgtctgtcaaaaataaaatgggacGAGCGTCCATCTGGTCTCCTCGTCACCTGTGGGGTGTCCGTGTCAGTGCAGGGCATGCGGGTGCCATCGACCCCTGCTCCTCTGGGACTGGTGTCGAACCCCAAGTCGGTAAAAGcagacagtaaaataaataaaagggctCGTGGCCGGTAGGAACACAAAGTGCTGCGAGTCCCTGGGATCCTCCCTCAGTTCACCAGCATCGTGTTGTCCTGCAGAGGAGCCCTGTGGGTTAATGGGGGTAAAATCGGATTAATTTGGAGAAGAAAGCTTCAAATAGAGACAGCTGCAGCAAAAGGGATGCCCTGACACCCTATAAAGAAGTGGCAAACAGAGCCACGAGGTTAATGATGGGCACTGGGGAAGGAACACTGGCCATAAACCCATTGAGGGGTCCCCTAAGGACATTTTGGGGCACCAAGACACAGCTCGGGGCAGCCCAACGAGGCTGGAAATCACAACCCTTGTGACACCGGCCACGGAaccagcagaaagcaagctctAAAATCCTCTCCCAGCACGTCGGTGGGcttggggcagagcaggagctgcagagcccccCCATGCTCACCGTTCgcagcagcagaagacagaGCAGGACGAGGCGCTGTCGCGGCGGTACTTGCCCGACTTGGGGCTGTCCTTGCATTCAGCGATGTAGGCGTGGAGCTGGGACACGGGCGTTTCGCCCTCGCactggtgctgcagggatgggacAGTGGAGATGAACCCCTCCGACCTCAGTGTTGGCTCCCTGCCCCATCACAgccacccaaaaaaaaagcctggaagCTTTGCTCCAGCAGCGGGGTTCGGTTTCACCTTTATGGTCTCGTAGGAGCCGGTGATGAGGGCGATGAAGAGGCTGAGGACCATGTAGATGAAGAGGCTGATGAAGGTGTACAGGTAGATCTGGCTGAAGAGCCACACCAGGTAGCTGTTCTGCTGCATCTCGGCGAACGTGACAAACATGTCATCCCCGTTGATGAGGGAGAAGAGGCACTCGGACACCATGGAGAGGGAGCGGAACTGGGGCAGGAAGGGACAAAGAGCTGCCAGACATGTCAAGCCACCTCGTcaccccctgtcccctccactATCAGCCTGAAATCTccccaaaaaaacacagccacaAGTGCTCAACGCCCCACGAGCCGCCCCAATGCTGCTGCTCCATTAGGTGCCTCATTTAACCCAGCCCCGTGCTAATCTCCCCCTAAATCAGGGCAGGGAATCGCCCCAGggtgggagcagcccccagAGGCAGATGAAGCCCACCCAAGCCCATCTCAGAGGAGCCTGGAGCAGCACCTTGACGTGGTATGGTCCCAGCACAATCCACCCGCAGAAGCAGTAGCCCAGGTAGATGACGGCCACGCAGCAGCAGAAGCGGATGACGTTTGGGAGGGCCACCCGCAGCGTCACGATGAGAATCTGGGGGGTGGAAAATGCACAGGGATTAAACTCCGTCCTCTCTGGAGGACGTCAGAAGTCTGACAAGAGGGGAAGGGGACCCATGAGTTGGGCTAACAGGGACAATTCCCACAAGGGTAGCAGTGAGGACTGGGGTTCAAGCACTCTGTGATTCCGAGGCGTCCAGCAGAGCAAAAAAAGGAGCCCGGGGACacaagcagcagccacaggatGGGCCCCAGCCCCACCGAGTGCCTCTGTGCTCAGGGTCAGCCCTGAAAATCGTCCCCTCGGGTCACAGGCCATCTCCCCAGAGCCACTCACATTGTACTTCTGGAAGAAGGTGAGGTAGCGAATGACTCCGACCCAGACCAGCAGCGTGGAGGTGCCCAGGAGGATGCTGCAGACGTCATAGCTGGCAAAGTtctgcagggacagaggtggCACGGGCCTGAGCCGTGACCCGTGCCCTTCCCGCGGTCCTAACAGCCCCCAGCGCCGGCCACAAGTTGGGACAGCAGCAAGAAAGGACCCTGCCTGTCCCTTTGTTACCATCTTCACCCCCCGGTGTCCCCCTACCTTGGACTCGATGCCGATCTTCATGATGGTTCCCAGCACGGTGAGGACATCGCTGATGACGAGCAGGATGTACCAGCCGTTGAGGAACTCCATGCGGTCTGACAGGCACACGCTCTGGTTGTAGCGGCGCCGGAAGAACCGGCTGAATTCCTGCATGGGGAGGAGAAACTGGATCCTCAAGGCGCAGCGCCATGGTTTGCCCACTTCTCAGCACCCAGGCGGGAGCTGTGGCTTTGTTTGAACATTCCCGTGCAAGCAGGGTGTCTTTAAGACACcctgtttttgaaaaaacatccttttttattgaaaaaacatCTTGGTGGCAGCTCCAGCCACCCCTACAGCTTACACAGGGGATGGCAGCTACGGTTAGCGCTGTTTCCTGCTGTCCCATCACTCACGTGCTGCAGCATCAGGCCCCGAATGATGGAGCGAGCGCAGAGGATGAAGGAGAGCGAGCAGACAAGGATCACGATGACGTCGAAGAAGAGCCGAAAGGAGTTGTCACCTGCAGGACACGCGGTGGCTCCCGTCAGCGAGGGGGGCACCGGGATCGCGGCGTGCCGGGGACCGACGCCACCTCTGTCCCGGCCAACGCAGCTCCTACCCCTGCCGAAGATGCTGGGATCTTTGCACTCCTTGATGTCAGCCCGGTTGTCGAGGCGGATTTTCACCCGGCCGCTGTGTGCCTTGTTGTCAAACGTGATCTGGGAGAGGGGGGGACTGCTCGTGGAACCAGCAGCTCCTCACACCATGGCCTGCATCCACCCCTCCATGCCCGCCACCAGCCCCGGTCGCCGTGCCGAGCACTCACGGTGATGGTGAAGGTGTAGCAGTCCGGGATCTCGTTGTTGATGATGGTCTGGATGTTGATGGCCTTCAGCTTGAACTGGATGGTGACGTTGATGAGCCTAAGGGAGGGGACGGGCGTTAGTGTCCCTCCTGGGGCTTGTCTGGGAGGGCACAGAGCCCCACGTCAACCCCAAAACCCAGCACTGAGACAAAGAGCTGTCCCACTGGGGGAATAACTTCTTTGGGAGCATAAAAAGGGCATTTCCAGCTTTGGAGAACCAAAGCACAGCCGCAGCATCGGTGAATTTTACTTCCAGGGTGAGCTGCGCCACatctctcagcagcagccctggtaTCCCTCTGCCTGGCACCAACCCCGGCACAAAACGGGGAAGCGGGGCCAGGGCAAGGACTTGGTGGTGTTGAAAACCTGCCTCCGGGCCACCAAAACAGCTCCAAAGGCTGGGGGAGTTTCTGGGAGGGAAACCAACCCTTG
This genomic interval from Cygnus olor isolate bCygOlo1 chromosome 30 unlocalized genomic scaffold, bCygOlo1.pri.v2 SUPER_30A, whole genome shotgun sequence contains the following:
- the MCOLN1 gene encoding mucolipin-1 isoform X1 — protein: MAAPSETERLLSRGPGYGAMEAPVAAAGEEEEELRRRLKYFFMSPCDKYRARGRRPVKLGLQLAKILLVTVQLILFGLSNQMVVTFKEENTVAFKHLFLKDYVDGADDSYAVYTQRDLYDHVFYTVEKYLAIPNETIGRYAYVRGESRGNQSALMLCQQYYRKGRIDPANDTFNIDPKIVTDCLGVDPEDTHPLPPELDRSYKNFTLKFHKLINVTIQFKLKAINIQTIINNEIPDCYTFTITITFDNKAHSGRVKIRLDNRADIKECKDPSIFGRGDNSFRLFFDVIVILVCSLSFILCARSIIRGLMLQHEFSRFFRRRYNQSVCLSDRMEFLNGWYILLVISDVLTVLGTIMKIGIESKNFASYDVCSILLGTSTLLVWVGVIRYLTFFQKYNILIVTLRVALPNVIRFCCCVAVIYLGYCFCGWIVLGPYHVKFRSLSMVSECLFSLINGDDMFVTFAEMQQNSYLVWLFSQIYLYTFISLFIYMVLSLFIALITGSYETIKHQCEGETPVSQLHAYIAECKDSPKSGKYRRDSASSCSVFCCCERAPLQDNTMLVN
- the MCOLN1 gene encoding mucolipin-1 isoform X2, which gives rise to MVVTFKEENTVAFKHLFLKDYVDGADDSYAVYTQRDLYDHVFYTVEKYLAIPNETIGRYAYVRGESRGNQSALMLCQQYYRKGRIDPANDTFNIDPKIVTDCLGVDPEDTHPLPPELDRSYKNFTLKFHKLINVTIQFKLKAINIQTIINNEIPDCYTFTITITFDNKAHSGRVKIRLDNRADIKECKDPSIFGRGDNSFRLFFDVIVILVCSLSFILCARSIIRGLMLQHEFSRFFRRRYNQSVCLSDRMEFLNGWYILLVISDVLTVLGTIMKIGIESKNFASYDVCSILLGTSTLLVWVGVIRYLTFFQKYNILIVTLRVALPNVIRFCCCVAVIYLGYCFCGWIVLGPYHVKFRSLSMVSECLFSLINGDDMFVTFAEMQQNSYLVWLFSQIYLYTFISLFIYMVLSLFIALITGSYETIKHQCEGETPVSQLHAYIAECKDSPKSGKYRRDSASSCSVFCCCERAPLQDNTMLVN